The Zingiber officinale cultivar Zhangliang chromosome 9A, Zo_v1.1, whole genome shotgun sequence genome window below encodes:
- the LOC122019257 gene encoding protein FAR1-RELATED SEQUENCE 5-like — protein sequence MEEGKIDLNEMKDNTDHVDQDPSPSTVEEVKLPEVGMIFSSEEEVRTFYNSYATNVGFGISKLGGRNGDDGKQKYFSIGCAKNRKKVSQAKNVLHPRPSSKTNCKAKINVAVRNDGNFVITSVYIEHNHILSPGKSRHFRCNKVLNSATKRKLELNDQAGITLSKSFHSCVVEAGGYENLSFDERNCRNYISEARRLRLEEGDAEALSTYFCRMQSRNPNFFYVVDLDGESRIKNIFWADARCRAAYDYFCDVVTFDTTYLTNSYDMPFAPFVGVNHHGQSILLGCGLISSEDSATFTWLFNSWLTCMHGSAPKAIIMDQCHAMAIAIEKIFPNSHHRLCLWHIMKKLSAKLGGHVHYKMIKKQLKTIVYNSLTVDECDENWLKMIEEFKLENNDWLKSLYKERNRWIPVYVKDHFWVGMSTTQRSESMNAFFDDYVHSKTSLKQFVEQYDSALKKNIENEKKLDFVSFNSIMPVILGHPIERQFQNAYTNNIFKLFQDEIRGLMFCDASLLREEGTTLIFEVVENMLGQNGQPGREVSFRAYDQSVDENEGY from the exons atggaagaaggaaaaattgATTTGAATGAGATGAAGGATAACACCGACCATGTGGATCAAGACCCATCTCCATCTACTGTCGAAGAAGTCAAGCTACCTGAGGTTGGAATGATATTTTCCTCTGAAGAAGAAGTTCGTACTTTTTATAATTCCTATGCTACCAATGTTGGTTTTGGTATTTCGAAATTAGGTGGTAGGAATGGAGATGAtggaaaacaaaaatatttttctattggaTGTGCCAAAAATCGTAAGAAGGTATCTCAAGCTAAAAATGTTTTGCACCCTCGACCTTCTAGTAAGACAAATTGCAAAGCTAAAATTAATGTAGCTGTTCGAAATGATGGGAACTTTGTGATAACTAGTGTATACATTGAGCATAATCATATTTTGAGCCCTGGAAAGTCACgacattttagatgtaataaagtATTGAATTCagctacaaagagaaaattagaattaaatgatCAAGCTGGAATAACTTTAAGCAAAAGTTTTCACTCTTGTGTAGTTGAGGCTGGAGGTTATGAGAATTTATCATTTGATGAGAGAAATTGTAGAAATTATATTTCAGAAGCTAGAAGGTTGAGATTGGAGGAAGGAGATGCTGAAGCTTTGAGTACTTATTTTTGCCGCATGCAAAGTAGGAACCCAAACTTTTTTTATGTGGTGGATTTAGATGGTGAATCtcgaataaaaaatattttttgggcAGATGCAAGATGTAGGGCTGCATATGATTACTTTTGTGATGTTGTGACTTTTGATACAACCTATTTGACTAATAGTTATGACATGCCTTTTGCTCCATTTGTTGGGGTGAATCATCATGGGCAATCTATCTTGTTGGGATGTGGATTAATATCAAGTGAAGACTCAGCAACATTCACATGGTTGTTCAACTCGTGGTTGACATGTATGCACGGATCTGCTCCAAAGGCTATAATCATGGACCAATGTCATGCCATGGCAATCGCAATTGAAAAGATATTTCCGAATTCTCATCATCGTCTATGTCTTTGGCATATTATGAAAAAACTGTCAGCAAAGTTAGGTGGTCATGTTCATtacaaaatgataaagaaacaatTGAAGACCATTGTTTATAACTCGCTTACAGTTGATGAGTGTGATGAGAACTGGTTAAAAATGATTGAGGAGTTTAAGTTAGAGAACAATGATTGGTTGAAATCTTTGTATAAGGAACGAAATAGATGGATACCTGTGTATGTTAAAGATCACTTTTGGGTTGGTATGTCTACAACTCAAAGAAGTGAAAGTATGAATGCATTTTTTGATGACTATGTTCATTCTAAAACATCTTTGAAGCAATTTGTTGAGCAGTATGATAGTGCACTGAAGAAGAATATTGAgaatgaaaaaaaattagattttgtttcttttaattctatcatgccagtTATTCTTGGTCATCCGATTGAAAGACAATTCCAAAATGCCTACactaacaatatatttaagttgttccaagatGAAATAAGAGGGTTGATGTTTTGCGATGCCTCTTTGTTGAGGGAAGAAGGGACAACTTTAATATTTGAAGTAGTAGAAAATATGTTGGGACAGAATGGACAACCTGGAAGAGAAGTTTCCTTTAGG GCATATGATCAAAGTGTTGATGAGAATGAAGGTTATTGA